The proteins below come from a single Benincasa hispida cultivar B227 chromosome 4, ASM972705v1, whole genome shotgun sequence genomic window:
- the LOC120076152 gene encoding uncharacterized protein LOC120076152, producing MSNYAFILLNGDYFCNLTEVGYLDCVTVTYELALLFSSLPEVHANAIKTLCAIARNAPSALATKLSSPSFVARIFDHALEDSHSKSGLVYSLSVCISLLDPKRSSAYSPLFHSFRNQHMYECPVPVDPETVGAMLPKLGDLLKLLNLSSNDKVLPTTYGELRPPLGKRRLKVGA from the exons ATGTCCA attatgcatttattcTGTTGAATGGAGATTACTTTTGCAATCTGACAGAAGTTGGTTATCTTGATTGTGTTACTGTTACATATGAGTTGGCACTTCTGTTTTCT AGTCTGCCTGAGGTTCATGCAAATGCGATAAAAACATTATGTGCTATAGCCCGTAATGCCCCATCTGCTCTTGCTACCAAACTTTCTAGCCCCAG TTTTGTTGCAAGGATATTTGATCATGCTTTGGAAGATTCACATTCAAAGTCTGGCCTTGTGTATTCACTTTCTGTATGCATTTCTTTGTTGGATCCAAAGAGATCATCAGCGTATTCTCCTTTGTTTCACTCTTTCCGAAATCAACATATGTATGAATGTCCAGTTCCTGTTGATCCAGAGACTGTTGGTGCAATGCTCCCTAAACTTG GTGATTTGTTAAAACTCTTAAACTTGTCATCTAATGATAAAGTATTACCCACAACATATGGAGAATTACGGCCTCCTCTTGGAAAACGTCGTTTGAAGGTAGGTGCTTAA
- the LOC120075164 gene encoding uncharacterized hydrolase YugF isoform X1: MLSLTMAASWGSAPLHIQWKKAKHLCVTINEFPSFLPKEVHNIKDQFARNLATRIERLPVSFSDSCIMSSCVKPSIQSKERPVVLLHGFDSSCLEWRYTYPLLEEAGLETWAVDILGWGFSDLERLPPCDVTSKRVHLYQVMKTCSYVFGEIFSSIPLWKSYIKRPMVLVGPSLGAAVAIDFAVNYPKAVDRLVLIDASVYAEGTGNLATLPRLIAYAGVFLLKSIPLRLYVNVLTFAGISFSTSLDWANIGRLHCLLPWWEDATVSFMLSGGYNVSSQIEKVKQKSLIIWGEDDQIISSKLGVRLHCELPNAIIRQIPGCGHLPHVEKPNLVAKLITQFVHEDSRKEVQYVNSE, encoded by the exons ATGCTCTCTCTAACAATGGCTGCCAGTTGGGGCTCGGCTCCACTGCACATACAGTGGAAGAAAGCGAAGCATCTGTGTGTCACCATTAACGAATTTCCTTCATTCCTTCCCAAAGAAGTCCACAATATCAAAGACCAATTTGCTCGAAACCTCGCTACAAGGATTGAGAGGCTACCC GTTAGCTTCTCCGATTCTTGTATTATGAGTAGTTGTGTGAAGCCGTCAATACAAAGCAAAGAACGTCCAGTGGTTCTTCTCCACGGCTTTGACAG CTCCTGTTTAGAATGGAGATACACATATCCATTGCTTGAGGAAGCTGGTTTGGAAACTTGGGCTGTTGATATTCTTGGCTGGGGTTTCTCTGATTTAG AAAGACTCCCACCATGTGATGTGACTTCTAAACGTGTTCATTTGTATCAGGTAATGAAAACCTGCTCTTATGTATTTGGGgaaattttctcttcaattccA CTTTGGAAATCTTATATTAAAAGGCCAATGGTATTGGTTGGACCAAGCCTTGGTGCTGCTGTTGCTATTGATTTTGCTGTCAATTATCCAAAAGCT GTTGATAGGCTTGTGTTGATTGATGCAAGTGTATATGCAGAAGGTACTGGAAACTTAGCTACCCTACCAAGATTGATTGCCTATGCTGGG GTATTTTTATTGAAGAGCATTCCTTTGCGCTTATACGTGAACGTTTTGACCTTCGCTGGCATATCATTTAGTACCAGCCTGGATTGGGCCAAT ATCGGCCGCCTGCATTGTTTATTACCCTGGTGGGAGGATGCGACTGTGAGTTTTATGTTAAGTGGGGGATATAACGTCAGCAGCCAGATTGAAAAG GTGAAGCAGAAATCGCTTATTATATGGGGTGAGGATGATCAAATCATCAGCAGCAAGCTAGGAGTG AGGTTGCACTGTGAACTACCAAATGCAATTATTCGTCAAATACCCGGATGCGGGCATCTTCCCCATGTTGAGAAGCCAAATCTTGTTGCCAAATTGATTACACAATTTGTTCATGAAGATTCCAGAAAAGAGGTTCAGTATGTTAATAGTGAATAA
- the LOC120075164 gene encoding uncharacterized hydrolase YugF isoform X2 → MLSLTMAASWGSAPLHIQWKKAKHLCVTINEFPSFLPKEVHNIKDQFARNLATRIERLPVSFSDSCIMSSCVKPSIQSKERPVVLLHGFDSSCLEWRYTYPLLEEAGLETWAVDILGWGFSDLERLPPCDVTSKRVHLYQLWKSYIKRPMVLVGPSLGAAVAIDFAVNYPKAVDRLVLIDASVYAEGTGNLATLPRLIAYAGVFLLKSIPLRLYVNVLTFAGISFSTSLDWANIGRLHCLLPWWEDATVSFMLSGGYNVSSQIEKVKQKSLIIWGEDDQIISSKLGVRLHCELPNAIIRQIPGCGHLPHVEKPNLVAKLITQFVHEDSRKEVQYVNSE, encoded by the exons ATGCTCTCTCTAACAATGGCTGCCAGTTGGGGCTCGGCTCCACTGCACATACAGTGGAAGAAAGCGAAGCATCTGTGTGTCACCATTAACGAATTTCCTTCATTCCTTCCCAAAGAAGTCCACAATATCAAAGACCAATTTGCTCGAAACCTCGCTACAAGGATTGAGAGGCTACCC GTTAGCTTCTCCGATTCTTGTATTATGAGTAGTTGTGTGAAGCCGTCAATACAAAGCAAAGAACGTCCAGTGGTTCTTCTCCACGGCTTTGACAG CTCCTGTTTAGAATGGAGATACACATATCCATTGCTTGAGGAAGCTGGTTTGGAAACTTGGGCTGTTGATATTCTTGGCTGGGGTTTCTCTGATTTAG AAAGACTCCCACCATGTGATGTGACTTCTAAACGTGTTCATTTGTATCAG CTTTGGAAATCTTATATTAAAAGGCCAATGGTATTGGTTGGACCAAGCCTTGGTGCTGCTGTTGCTATTGATTTTGCTGTCAATTATCCAAAAGCT GTTGATAGGCTTGTGTTGATTGATGCAAGTGTATATGCAGAAGGTACTGGAAACTTAGCTACCCTACCAAGATTGATTGCCTATGCTGGG GTATTTTTATTGAAGAGCATTCCTTTGCGCTTATACGTGAACGTTTTGACCTTCGCTGGCATATCATTTAGTACCAGCCTGGATTGGGCCAAT ATCGGCCGCCTGCATTGTTTATTACCCTGGTGGGAGGATGCGACTGTGAGTTTTATGTTAAGTGGGGGATATAACGTCAGCAGCCAGATTGAAAAG GTGAAGCAGAAATCGCTTATTATATGGGGTGAGGATGATCAAATCATCAGCAGCAAGCTAGGAGTG AGGTTGCACTGTGAACTACCAAATGCAATTATTCGTCAAATACCCGGATGCGGGCATCTTCCCCATGTTGAGAAGCCAAATCTTGTTGCCAAATTGATTACACAATTTGTTCATGAAGATTCCAGAAAAGAGGTTCAGTATGTTAATAGTGAATAA